The following are encoded in a window of Castanea sativa cultivar Marrone di Chiusa Pesio chromosome 5, ASM4071231v1 genomic DNA:
- the LOC142633551 gene encoding beta-amyrin 16-alpha-hydroxylase CYP87D16-like — protein MWSVWLSVASLLIVIATHWLYRWRNPKCSEKLPPGSMGFPLIGETLGLLASSKSIDTPPFIKNRMKKYGPLFRTSLAGRPVVVSSDPEFNYYVFQQEGKLVERWYMDSFAKILHQGSQDAARINAHKNVHKYLRNVILGHFGPEALKDKMLPQLEDAINKRLHGWSKLPSLEVKSSTSAMIFDFTAKQLFSFQADKSKEDICESFTNFLQGLLSFPINIPGTAYHRCLQNQKKAISIITSELEERKSNPEIRKGDFLDQILSDMKTETFLTDKFVIYMMFGLLFASFETISSTLTLAIMLINENPKVIQELTEEHEGILQNREDVNSGLIWKEYKSMTFTHKVINESLRLASVAPGILRRTLQDIQVNGYTIPKGWALMVVPAALQLNPSTYEDPLTFNPWRWQNISANVSAKNFIPFGAGMTWCAGAEFSKVLMGVFFHILVTKYRMTTIKEGEVIRSPALGFGDGFHIQFSAKRG, from the exons ATGTGGTCAGTTTGGCTCTCTGTCGCTAGCTTACTTATAGTGATTGCCACACATTGGCTTTATAGGTGGAGGAACCCCAAATGCAGTGAAAAATTACCTCCTGGCTCTATGGGCTTTCCACTTATTGGGGAGACCCTTGGTCTTCTTGCGTCAAGCAAGTCGATAGACACACCACCTTTTATCAAGAATAGGATGAAGAA ATATGGTCCATTATTTCGAACAAGCTTGGCAGGACGGCCAGTTGTGGTATCATCTGATCCAGAAttcaattattatgtttttcaaCAAGAAGGAAAATTGGTTGAAAGATGGTATATGGACTCCTTTGCAAAAATTCTCCACcaagggt CCCAAGATGCAGCAAGAATTAATGCTCATAAAAATGTTCATAAGTACCTTCGGAATGTAATCTTGGGTCATTTTGGTCCTGAGGCCCTCAAGGACAAGATGCTGCCACAGTTAGAGGATGCAATAAATAAAAGGTTACATGGTTGGTCTAAACTACCAAGTTTGGAAGTGAAAAGCAGCACATCAGCG ATGATCTTTGATTTTACAGCAAAGCAGTTGTTCAGTTTTCAGGCAGACAAATCAAAGGAAGATATTTGTGAATCTTTTACTAACTTCTTGCAGGGACTTTTGTCGTTCCCTATTAATATCCCCGGTACTGCTTATCATAGGTGTCTACAG AACCAGAAGAAAGCAATAAGCATAATAACTAGCGAGctagaagagagaaagagtaatCCAGAAATTCGCAAAGGAGATTTTCTTGATCAGATTCTGTCTGACATGAAAACAGAGACTTTCTTGACAGATAAATTCGTCATCTACATGATGTTTGGGCTTCTCTTTGCTAGCTTTGAGACCATATCGTCAACTCTTACTTTAGCCATTATGTTAATTAATGAAAACCCAAAAGTGATACAAGAATTAACG GAGGAGCATGAAGGAATTCTTCAGAACAGAGAAGATGTAAATTCTGGACTTATATGGAAGGAATACAAATCCATGACTTTTACTCATAAA GTTATCAATGAATCGCTTAGACTTGCTAGTGTTGCTCCCGGGATTTTGAGAAGAACCCTCCAAGACATTCAAGTAAATG GATATACAATTCCAAAAGGTTGGGCACTTATGGTGGTTCCAGCCGCCCTTCAACTAAACCCAAGCACTTATGAGGATCCTCTTACCTTCAATCCATGGAGATGGCAG AACATCTCAGCAAATGTGTCAGCAAAGAATTTCATACCATTTGGGGCAGGCATGACATGGTGTGCAGGAGCCGAGTTCAGCAAGGTTCTAATGGGTGTGTTCTTTCATATCTTGGTCACCAAGTACAG GATGACTACAATCAAAGAAGGAGAGGTGATTCGATCCCCTGCTTTAGGATTTGGAGATGGTTTTCAtattcaattttcagcaaagcGTGGATGA